In a genomic window of Zootoca vivipara chromosome 5, rZooViv1.1, whole genome shotgun sequence:
- the LIMS2 gene encoding LIM and senescent cell antigen-like-containing domain protein 2 isoform X3 — translation MSDALANAVCERCRARFDPTERIVNSNGELYHENCFVCAQCFRQFPDGLFYDFEGRKYCEHDFQMLFAPCCGECGEFIIGRVIKAMNNNWHPECFRCELCDVVLADLGFVKNAGRHLCRPCHNREKAKGLGKYICQKCHLIIDEQPLMFKNDSYHPDHFSCTHCGKELTADARELKGELYCLPCHDKMGIPICGACRRPIEGRVVNALGKQWHVEHFVCAKCEKPFLGHRHYEKKGLAYCETHYNQLFGDVCYNCSHVIEGDVVSALNKAWCVNCFACSTCNIKLTLKNKFVEFDMKPVCKKCYEKFPLELKKRLKKLSELASKKTHPKALDLNSA, via the exons ATGTCAGATGCCCTTGCAAACGCTGTGTGTGAGCGCTGCCGAGCTCGCTTTGATCCAACCGAGCGAATTGTGAACAGCAATGGGGAACTATATCATGAAAACTGCTTTGTCTGTGCTCAGTGCTTCCGCCAGTTTCCAGATGGACTCTTCTATGAT TTTGAAGGGAGGAAGTATTGTGAGCATGACTTCCAGATGCTGTTTGCGCCATGCTGTGGGGAATGTG GTGAATTCATCATTGGCCGTGTCATCAAAGCAATGAACAATAACTGGCACCCAGAATGCTTTCGTTGTGAGCTCTGTGATGTGGTTCTTGCTGATTTGGGCTTTGTGAAGAATGCTGGCAG GCACCTCTGTAGGCCTTGCCACAATCGTGAGAAAGCCAAGGGCTTGGGCAAGTATATTTGCCAGAAGTGCCACTTGATAATTGATGAACAGCCTCTGATGTTCAAGAATGATTCCTACCATCCAGATCACTTCAGCTGCACCCACTGCGG GAAGGAGCTGACAGCTGATGCCAGGGAGCTGAAGGGGGAGCTCTACTGCCTGCCTTGCCATGACAAGATGGGCATCCCAATCTGTGGGGCTTGTCGCAGGCCCATTGAGGGTCGAGTGGTCAATGCTCTGGGGAAACAATGGCATGTGGAG CATTTTGTTTGTGCCAAATGTGAGAAGCCATTCCTGGGACACCGACACTATGAGAAAAAAGGTCTGGCTTACTGCGAGACTCATTACAACCAG CTCTTTGGAGATGTCTGCTATAACTGCAGCCATGTGATTGAGGGGGATG TGGTCTCTGCTCTCAACAAGGCTTGGTGTGTGAACTGCTTCGCTTGTTCCACCTGCAACATCAAACTCACATTGAA GAATAAGTTTGTGGAATTTGACATGAAGCCAGTGTGCAAGAAGTGCTATGAGAAATTTCCTTTGGAGCTGAAGAAGAGGCTGAAGAAGCTGTCTGAGTTGGCCTCCAAGAAAACTCACCCAAAAGCTCTGGACTTAAACTCCGCTTAA
- the LIMS2 gene encoding LIM and senescent cell antigen-like-containing domain protein 2 isoform X2: MTGSNMSDALANAVCERCRARFDPTERIVNSNGELYHENCFVCAQCFRQFPDGLFYDFEGRKYCEHDFQMLFAPCCGECGEFIIGRVIKAMNNNWHPECFRCELCDVVLADLGFVKNAGRHLCRPCHNREKAKGLGKYICQKCHLIIDEQPLMFKNDSYHPDHFSCTHCGKELTADARELKGELYCLPCHDKMGIPICGACRRPIEGRVVNALGKQWHVEHFVCAKCEKPFLGHRHYEKKGLAYCETHYNQLFGDVCYNCSHVIEGDVVSALNKAWCVNCFACSTCNIKLTLKNKFVEFDMKPVCKKCYEKFPLELKKRLKKLSELASKKTHPKALDLNSA, encoded by the exons ATGACGGGCAG TAACATGTCAGATGCCCTTGCAAACGCTGTGTGTGAGCGCTGCCGAGCTCGCTTTGATCCAACCGAGCGAATTGTGAACAGCAATGGGGAACTATATCATGAAAACTGCTTTGTCTGTGCTCAGTGCTTCCGCCAGTTTCCAGATGGACTCTTCTATGAT TTTGAAGGGAGGAAGTATTGTGAGCATGACTTCCAGATGCTGTTTGCGCCATGCTGTGGGGAATGTG GTGAATTCATCATTGGCCGTGTCATCAAAGCAATGAACAATAACTGGCACCCAGAATGCTTTCGTTGTGAGCTCTGTGATGTGGTTCTTGCTGATTTGGGCTTTGTGAAGAATGCTGGCAG GCACCTCTGTAGGCCTTGCCACAATCGTGAGAAAGCCAAGGGCTTGGGCAAGTATATTTGCCAGAAGTGCCACTTGATAATTGATGAACAGCCTCTGATGTTCAAGAATGATTCCTACCATCCAGATCACTTCAGCTGCACCCACTGCGG GAAGGAGCTGACAGCTGATGCCAGGGAGCTGAAGGGGGAGCTCTACTGCCTGCCTTGCCATGACAAGATGGGCATCCCAATCTGTGGGGCTTGTCGCAGGCCCATTGAGGGTCGAGTGGTCAATGCTCTGGGGAAACAATGGCATGTGGAG CATTTTGTTTGTGCCAAATGTGAGAAGCCATTCCTGGGACACCGACACTATGAGAAAAAAGGTCTGGCTTACTGCGAGACTCATTACAACCAG CTCTTTGGAGATGTCTGCTATAACTGCAGCCATGTGATTGAGGGGGATG TGGTCTCTGCTCTCAACAAGGCTTGGTGTGTGAACTGCTTCGCTTGTTCCACCTGCAACATCAAACTCACATTGAA GAATAAGTTTGTGGAATTTGACATGAAGCCAGTGTGCAAGAAGTGCTATGAGAAATTTCCTTTGGAGCTGAAGAAGAGGCTGAAGAAGCTGTCTGAGTTGGCCTCCAAGAAAACTCACCCAAAAGCTCTGGACTTAAACTCCGCTTAA
- the LIMS2 gene encoding LIM and senescent cell antigen-like-containing domain protein 2 isoform X1: MNSMAGVRLRGLASSKLYQRRQDRLSGTGSLWNDGKDRAAGIFSNMSDALANAVCERCRARFDPTERIVNSNGELYHENCFVCAQCFRQFPDGLFYDFEGRKYCEHDFQMLFAPCCGECGEFIIGRVIKAMNNNWHPECFRCELCDVVLADLGFVKNAGRHLCRPCHNREKAKGLGKYICQKCHLIIDEQPLMFKNDSYHPDHFSCTHCGKELTADARELKGELYCLPCHDKMGIPICGACRRPIEGRVVNALGKQWHVEHFVCAKCEKPFLGHRHYEKKGLAYCETHYNQLFGDVCYNCSHVIEGDVVSALNKAWCVNCFACSTCNIKLTLKNKFVEFDMKPVCKKCYEKFPLELKKRLKKLSELASKKTHPKALDLNSA; encoded by the exons ATGAATTCCATGGCTGGCGTGAGACTTCGGGGACTAGCATCTTCCAAACTTTATCAACGCCGACAAGATCGTCTGAGTGGCACAGGGTCACTATGGAATGATGGGAAAGACAGGGCAGCTGGGATATTTAG TAACATGTCAGATGCCCTTGCAAACGCTGTGTGTGAGCGCTGCCGAGCTCGCTTTGATCCAACCGAGCGAATTGTGAACAGCAATGGGGAACTATATCATGAAAACTGCTTTGTCTGTGCTCAGTGCTTCCGCCAGTTTCCAGATGGACTCTTCTATGAT TTTGAAGGGAGGAAGTATTGTGAGCATGACTTCCAGATGCTGTTTGCGCCATGCTGTGGGGAATGTG GTGAATTCATCATTGGCCGTGTCATCAAAGCAATGAACAATAACTGGCACCCAGAATGCTTTCGTTGTGAGCTCTGTGATGTGGTTCTTGCTGATTTGGGCTTTGTGAAGAATGCTGGCAG GCACCTCTGTAGGCCTTGCCACAATCGTGAGAAAGCCAAGGGCTTGGGCAAGTATATTTGCCAGAAGTGCCACTTGATAATTGATGAACAGCCTCTGATGTTCAAGAATGATTCCTACCATCCAGATCACTTCAGCTGCACCCACTGCGG GAAGGAGCTGACAGCTGATGCCAGGGAGCTGAAGGGGGAGCTCTACTGCCTGCCTTGCCATGACAAGATGGGCATCCCAATCTGTGGGGCTTGTCGCAGGCCCATTGAGGGTCGAGTGGTCAATGCTCTGGGGAAACAATGGCATGTGGAG CATTTTGTTTGTGCCAAATGTGAGAAGCCATTCCTGGGACACCGACACTATGAGAAAAAAGGTCTGGCTTACTGCGAGACTCATTACAACCAG CTCTTTGGAGATGTCTGCTATAACTGCAGCCATGTGATTGAGGGGGATG TGGTCTCTGCTCTCAACAAGGCTTGGTGTGTGAACTGCTTCGCTTGTTCCACCTGCAACATCAAACTCACATTGAA GAATAAGTTTGTGGAATTTGACATGAAGCCAGTGTGCAAGAAGTGCTATGAGAAATTTCCTTTGGAGCTGAAGAAGAGGCTGAAGAAGCTGTCTGAGTTGGCCTCCAAGAAAACTCACCCAAAAGCTCTGGACTTAAACTCCGCTTAA
- the GPR17 gene encoding uracil nucleotide/cysteinyl leukotriene receptor, which translates to MNNLADSSGLFFNTSLESSEQCGKETNTENILFATFYLLDFILAFVGNALALWLFIRDQKSDTPANVFLMHLAMADLSFVLVLPTRLVYHFSGNHWPFGEIPCRLTGFLFYLNMYASIYFLMCISVDRFLAIVHPVKSLKLRRSLYAHLACAFLWVIVAVAMAPLLVSVQTAEMNNTTICLQLYREKASRHALVSLAVAFTLPFFTTVTCYLLIIRSLKKGNRIENHLKEKAIKMIIMVLMIFLVCFVPYHINRYIYILNYDGVKTSCEMQRILALGNRITSCLTSLNGALDPIMYFFVAEKFREALCGLFCSRKAARLPSSYDGKTNDSSLSTKTEL; encoded by the coding sequence ATGAACAACCTAGCAGACTCTTCAGGCCTGTTCTTCAACACTTCACTGGAAAGTTCAGAACAATGTGGCAAAGAGACCAATACGGAGAACATCCTTTTTGCTACTTTCTACCTTCTCGATTTCATCCTAGCCTTTGTTGGCAACGCTCTGGCTCTTTGGCTTTTCATCCGGGACCAAAAGTCAGACACCCCAGCCAACGTTTTCCTGATGCACCTAGCCATGGCCGATCTGTCCTTTGTGCTAGTTTTGCCAACCCGGCTAGTATACCACTTTTCAGGCAATCACTGGCCGTTTGGAGAGATCCCTTGTCGACTCACAGGCTTCCTTTTCTACCTCAACATGTATGCCAGCATCTACTTCCTCATGTGCATCAGTGTAGATCGCTTCCTAGCTATCGTGCACCCCGTAAAGTCCCTCAAACTCCGCAGATCACTCTATGCCCACTTGGCCTGTGCTTTCCTGTGGGTTATAGTTGCTGTGGCCATGGCGCCTCTTTTGGTCAGTGTGCAGACAGCTGAGATGAACAATACCACCATCTGCCTGCAGCTCTACAGAGAAAAGGCATCACGCCATGCTCTCGTGTCATTGGCTGTGGCATTTACGCTTCCATTTTTTACTACAGTGACCTGCTACTTGCTGATCATACGCAGCCTGAAAAAAGGGAACCGAATTGAGAACCATCTGAAGGAAAAAGCCATCAAAATGATAATAATGGTTCTCATGATCTTCTTGGTCTGTTTTGTGCCCTACCATATCAATCGTTACATTTACATTCTCAATTATGATGGTGTGAAGACTTCCTGTGAAATGCAGCGGATTCTGGCTCTTGGCAACCGAATTACTTCCTGCCTCACCAGCCTGAACGGTGCCCTAGATCCCATCATGTATTTCTTTGTAGCTGAGAAGTTCCGAGAGGCCTTGTGTGGTTTATTTTGCAGCAGAAAAGCTGCAAGGCTACCTTCAAGTTATGATGGGAAAACGAATGACAGCTCCTTGAGCACTAAAACTGAACTGTAA
- the SFT2D3 gene encoding vesicle transport protein SFT2C, which yields MADLNRQLQEYLAQSKAGGSSAAPSAPQNPPRDEAEKPGSGLGTWLGRINPFPATETWPWAAEPEPDPWLPTGLSRWQRLVGSALCLLLAALCFGLAALYGSLLLLRKFALLWSLGSTFALGAAGFLRGPSRLLGEPDRRGLALLYLASVGGTLYAALGLRSTLLTTLGAVVQLGAGGVYLLSSVPGGTTGLRYVGGFLGGAVRRSVSKTLPV from the coding sequence ATGGCGGATCTGAACCGGCAATTGCAGGAGTATTTAGCTCAATCCAAGGCGGGCGGCAGCTCGGCTGCCCCGTCGGCGCCTCAGAACCCGCCGCGAGATGAGGCGGAGAAGCCCGGCTCGGGGTTGGGGACTTGGCTTGGCCGGATCAATCCTTTCCCCGCGACGGAGACGTGGCCGTGGGCAGCCGAGCCGGAGCCGGATCCTTGGCTGCCGACGGGTCTGTCCCGCTGGCAGCGGCTGGTGGGGAGCGCGCTGTGCCTGCTGCTGGCCGCGCTCTGCTTCGGCCTCGCCGCTCTCTACGGGTCGCTCCTGTTGCTCCGCAAGTTCGCGTTGCTCTGGTCGCTGGGCTCCACCTTCGCGTTGGGCGCCGCGGGCTTCTTACGGGGTCCGAGCCGCCTCCTGGGCGAGCCGGACCGCCGCGGCCTGGCCCTCCTTTACTTAGCCTCGGTGGGCGGCACTCTGTATGCGGCGCTTGGGCTCCGCAGCACCCTGCTCACCACACTGGGGGCCGTTGTCCAGCTGGGAGCCGGCGGAGTCTACTTGCTGTCTTCGGTACCTGGCGGGACTACCGGGCTGCGCTATGTCGGCGGGTTCTTGGGCGGCGCCGTGCGACGCAGCGTGTCCAAAACTCTGCCCGTGTGA